The Drechmeria coniospora strain ARSEF 6962 chromosome 02, whole genome shotgun sequence genome has a segment encoding these proteins:
- a CDS encoding Carbohydrate-binding WSC has translation MKGLGSSVVALVSGLAALAGGLGSSDTITWGDDNTRAGYQTTKNMDPAVVGSSQFGQIFRSLLPGRYRGSAEQIFSQPLVYTPSGGTRQFVYVATTQNNLYKLDAKTGEMVASRNLHIPFLTDDLDGCVDINPTIGVIATGVVDPDTDTLYLTAKTYRNQDGGDGPQGRANGRYYVHAVDANDLSERPNFPLDLEGLVATNSAVRVFAGGVHLQRPALLHTGEYVYAAFGSHCVQYDFTGWIIGWHRTTGKIVEAWATEGSGVPADIKGGGIWMSGGGLSSDDAGSIFLATGNGYASQLSNVPVKGFSPPTALEQAALHMTVNGDGSLNLVDFFMPWEKQALDGADKDLGTSPLEILPSQFACGDVKRIGVVTGKSGKTYFLNLDNLGGYRNGPDGLDDVLQVYQNPNSVYAGAGVYPLEGGYVYVNPVQYPTSVFKYSCNAGRPSFAKVAESPAANAYILGVSHGTVTSLNGQEGTGLLWVTDVQGLNLKIFNAVPKDGKLVMINSFNVPGATKFGRPVFGDGTVYVGTTQGYLYAFGAPVNSPLNCTSPLDFGGVNIRNSSAPKPLSCVANIDLTVTGVDLDKANFRIEAVPPLPLPISKGQSFSVDAVFNPARVGFISDDVVVNTTNDVAGFSTTAHARLTGTGRSAGALLGLSPNTVTFQGLVTGQDPDGVSETLTVSNRGNSPLLLKEVLFSANSSTGPFQPWSGPGDLVVGKFTLQRIPATIDPNQGAAVNVKFDSSTSGTYAAFVKFTTNGGNGTVAIAASSGPPATALLEFQTPDGQGWVEYVNGTAFRFGNVTENTSRSLKFRITNAAAPGAVKLSLTVSKPPFGVRSIVRAANQVDLAEGSSFAPGESGTAVLSCTAPKSQWNVDAYGGAAQWTLNTNDPFLGKQFVQFHCDAVAEQAPPLLPGGQGRYRYLGCFQDNTPGRQLPKLLSGDDLLTNARCMAACSAAGSIFCGTQYHRECWAGNAIPLKKVDDVNCNYYCAGDINQVCGGNGEGTLHGGSFISLFADSLQWNGNLTRPPTSGPRVNPGVAGYDSIGCYTEATNARALPKGAPTDQRTVAACITACKDRAFAYAGVEYGGECWCGSSLGAGSVPAPDKDCSMTCNGIKLLCTLDVLLNHQTCSGEHDSLDNWGSDNNGSQPCRTCPWQCLYRHYALDHPPHKCSLDRQWDFYQSLGDHDVDVEDNTDYAVDKDGNGCDIEGCDIDGCDIDGYHSQWSSHLARECQLHVLLLRV, from the exons ATGAAGGGACTCggctcctccgtcgtcgctctcgtcTCGGGCCTCGCAGCcctggccggcggcctcgggtCCTCCGACACCATCACGTGGGGTGACGACAACACCCGTGCCGGCTACCAGAC GACCAAAAACATGGatccggccgtcgtcggcagctcgCAGTTTGGCCAGATCTTCCGGAGCCTCCTCCCCGGCCGCTACAGGGGCAGTGCCGAGCAAATCTTCTCCCAGCCGCTCGTCTACACGcccagcggcggcaccagaCAGTTCGTCTACGTGGCCACGACTCAGAACAACCTCTACAAGCTCGACGCCAAGACGGGCGAGATGGTTGCCTCGCGAAACCTGCACATCCCCTTCCTcaccgacgacctcgacggctgcGTCGACATCAACCCGACCAtcggcgtcatcgccaccggcgtcgtcgaccccGACACCGACACCCTCTACCTCACCGCCAAGACGTATCGGAACCaggacggaggcgacgggcCCCAGGGAAGGGCCAACGGCCGCTACTACgtccacgccgtcgacgccaacgacCTGTCCGAGCGCCCCAACTTccccctcgacctcgaggggCTCGTCGCCACCAACAGTGCCGTTCGCgtcttcgccggcggcgtgcaCCTTCAGCGTCCCGCCCTGCTGCACACGGGAGAGTACGTCTACGCCGCCTTTGGCTCCCACTGCGTCCAGTACGACTTCACCGGGTGGATCATCGGCTGGCACAGGACGACGGGCAAGATTGTCGAGGCCTGGGCCACCGAGGGCAGCGGCGTTCCCGCCGACATCAAGGGCGGTGGCATCTGGATGTCCGGCGGCGGTCTCTcctccgacgacgccggatCCATCTTCCTCGCCACGGGCAACGGGTACGCCTCCCAGCTGTCCAACGTGCCCGTCAAGGGCTTcagcccgccgacggccctcgAGCAGGCGGCCCTGCACATGACGgtcaacggcgacggcagcctcaACCTCGTCGACTTTTTCATGCCCTGGGAGAAGCAggctctcgacggcgccgacaagGATCTCGGCACGAGTCCCCTCGAGATCCTGCCGAGCCAGTTCGCCTGCGGCGACGTCAAGAGGatcggcgtcgtcaccggcAAGAGCGGCAAGACGTACTTTTTGAACCTCGACAATCTCGGAGGCTACCGCAACGGccccgacggcctcgacgacgtcctccAGGTCTACCAGAATCCCAACAGCGTctacgccggcgccggcgtctaCCCTCTCGAGGGAGGCTACGTCTACGTCAACCCCGTGCAGTATCCGACCAGCGTCTTCAAGTACTCCTGCAACGCCGGCAGACCCTCCTTCGCCAAGGTGGCCGAATCCCCGGCCGCCAACGCCTACATCCTCGGCGTCAGCCACGGAACCGTCACCTCGCTTAACGGCCAGGAAGGCACCGGCTTGCTCTGGGTCACCGACGTGCAGGGTCTCAACCTCAAGATATTCAACGCCGTTCCCAAGGATGGCAAGCTCGTCATGATCAACTCCTTCAACGTTCCCGGAGCGACAAAGTTCGGCCGCCCCGTGTTCGGCGACGGAACCGTCTACGTCGGCACCACCCAGGGATACCTCTATGCCTTTGGCGCCCCCGTGAACTCGCCGCTGAACTGCACCTCGCCCCTCGACTTTGGCGGCGTCAACATCAGGAATAGCAGCGCGCCCAAGCCCCTCAGCTGCGTCGCAAACATCGATCTCACCGTGACGGGCGTCGATCTCGACAAGGCCAATTTCCGAATCGAGGCCGTGcccccccttcctctcccCATTTCCAAGGGACAGTCCTTctccgtcgatgccgtcttCAACCCTGCTCGCGTCGGCTTCAtctccgacgacgtcgtcgtcaacaccaccaacgacgtcgccggcttcaGCACGACGGCTCACGCGAGGCTCACGGGAACGGGCCGCAGCGCCGGTGCTCTCCTGGGACTGAGCCCCAACACCGTCACCTTTCAGGGCCTCGTCACCGGCCAGGACCCCGACGGCGTCTCCGAGACCCTGACCGTTTCCAACAGGGGCAACTCTCCGCTCCTCCTCAAGGAGGTCCTCTTCTCGGCCAACAGCTCGACCGGTCCCTTTCAGCCGTGGTCCGGCCCGGgcgatctcgtcgtcggcaagttTACGCTGCAGCGGATCCCCGCCACCATCGACCCGAAccagggcgccgccgtcaacgTCAAGTTCGATTCCTCCACCAGCGGCACCTATGCTGCCTTTGTCAAGTTCACCACCAACGGCGGCAATGGCACCGTCGCCATTGCTGCTTCCTCGGGGCCGCCGGCCACCGCCTTGCTCGAGTTCCAGACACCCGATGGCCAGGGCTGGGTCGAGTACGTCAACGGCACCGCCTTCCGCTTCGGCAACGTGACGGAGAACACGTCAAGGTCGCTCAAGTTCCGCATcaccaacgccgccgcccccggcGCCGTCAAGCTGTCGCTCACCGTATCGAAGCCGCCCTTTGGCGTCAGGAGCATCGTCCGCGCCGCCAACCAGGTTGATCTTGCCGAGGGCTCCTCCTTCGCGCCGGGCGAGAGCGGCACCGCCGTCCTCAGCTGCACCGCTCCCAAATCGCAATGGAACGTGGACGCGtacggcggcgcggcgcagTGGACCTTGAACACGAACGACCCGTTTCTGGGAAAGCAGTTTGTGCAGTTCCActgcgacgccgtcgccgagcaggcACCCCCTCTGCTGCCCGGCGGCCAGGGGCGGTACCGCTACCTTGGCTGCTTCCAGGACAACACCCCCGGCAGGCAGCTTCCGAAGCTGCTGTCGGGCGACGATTTGCTCACCAACGCGCGGTGCATGGCCGCCTGCAGTGCCGCCGGAAGCATCTTTTGCGGCACGCAGTATCATCGCGAATGCTGGGCCGGAAACGCCATCCCCCTCAAgaaggtcgacgacgtcaactGCAACTACTACTGCGCCGGCGACATCAACCAAGTctgcggcggcaacggcgagggCACGCTTCACGGCGGAAGCTTCATATCACTCTTTGCCGACTCGCTCCAGTGGAATGGAAACTTGACCCGGCCTCCGACCAGCGGACCCAGAGTCAATCCCGGCGTTGCCGGCTACGACAGCATCGGCTGTTACACCGAGGCCACAAACGCCCGCGCCCTCCCCAAGGGTGCGCCTACCGACCAGCGGACCGTGGCCGCTTGCATCACGGCCTGCAAGGATCGGGCCTTTGCTTATGCCGGTGTCGAGTATGGAGGCGAG TGCTGGTGCGGCAGTAGCCTAGGTGCAGGTTCCGTCCCTGCTCCGGACAAAGATTGCAGCATGACATGCAACG GCATCAAGCTCCTCTGTACcctcgacgtcctcctcAACCATCAAACTTGCTCCGGAGAACATGACTCCCTCGACAACTGGGGCAGCGACAACAACGGCAGCCAGCCTTGCCGAACCTGTCCATGGCAATGCCTCTACCGTCACTACGCCCTTGACCATCCTCCCCACAAGTGCTCCCTCGACCGCCAATGGGACTTCTACCAATCCCTTGGCGATCACGACGTCGATGTCGAAGACAACACTGACTATGCAgtcgacaaggacggcaacggTTGCGACATCGAAGGCTGCGACATCGACGGCTGCGACATCGACGGCTACCACTCCCAGTGGTCCTCTCATCTGGCCCGGGAATGCCAACTTCACGTACTACTCTTGCGTGTCTGA